In Calonectris borealis chromosome 22, bCalBor7.hap1.2, whole genome shotgun sequence, one genomic interval encodes:
- the MAPT gene encoding microtubule-associated protein tau isoform X6 gives MAEQRQDVTMMEDHVAGQEKHIPSGYPLQIPVDDGSDEPVSETSDAKSTPTTEDATAPLVEEGDHEDQGGVEQHGEIPEGTTAEEAGVGATPNLEDHAAGDAAQGEPSSSKLQPGPQERVGDAIKRESQPTKQVAGVLQQPLLSHETKATTAAPTRIEVTIPIPLDMYQGSRASEDNNGLWDHRGREGIGADPALGTELGRDVCAEGLAGAGGTHDSHIKDGPSPLYTRAPLKEDASRRERDEDRDIDETSEQDLLSLVGQHVSLGPKMGLCPATPKEALEEYAFEESKSKDVLRDIPREELLVETQSHKAGEDQEERRQPLRGEEDTNVTPSEPSEIISQKEAEPGEGEDSGPLLETAKLPVELKDDVEGKYAPLEEAVPDTGERRTPKKKPCAHVADKAISRVPLLKGRIDSKDKEGTEAEEKKPKKSSPSTAKPPGDRPSIPPQRHSSSSTTPSKTPSSPASTSKRVSSVTSRPASTGTQETKAKGPEMRGGTKTATPRSAAGQAQRNSTNATRIPAKTPTAPKTPPSSGEQPKSGDRSGYSSPGSPGTPGSRSRTPSLPTPPAREPKKVAVVRTPPKSPASAKSRIQPSAAPMPDLKNVKSKIGSTENLKHQPGGGKVQIINKKLDFSSVQSKCGSKDNIKHIPGGGSVQIVYKPVDLSHVTSKCGSLGNIHHKPGGGQVEVKSEKLDFKDKVQSKIGSLDNISHVPGGGNKKIETHKLTFRENAKAKTDHGAEIVYKSPTISGDASPRRLSNVSSTGSINMVDSPQLATLADEVSASLAKQGL, from the exons ATGGCGGAGCAGCGTCAGGACGTCACTATGATGGAGGATCACGTAGCTGGCCAGGAGAAGCACATCCCATCAG GCTATCCCCTTCAGATACCAGTCGATGATGGATCGGATGAGCCTGTTTCTGAAACATCTGACGCTAAGAGCACCCCAACTACGGAAG ATGCCACAGCACCTTTAGTGGAGGAAGGAGACCACGAGGATCAGGGTGGTGTCGAACAGCACGGGGAGATCCCAGAAGGAACCACAG CTGAAGAGGCAGGCGTAGGAGCCACTCCCAACCTGGAGGACCACGCTGCAGGAGATGCAGCTCAAG GGGAGCCAAGCTCTTCAAAGCTACAGCCTGGCCCTCAGGAGCGTGTGGGAGatgcaataaaaagagaaagccaGCCCACAAAGCAGGTAGCTGGGGTTCTTCAGCAGCCTCTTCTGTCGCATGAAACGAAGGCTACAACAGCAGCTCCTACCAGAATCGAGGTCACCATCCCAATACCCCTGGATATGTACCAAGGCTCCAGAGCATCTGAAGACAACAATGGGTTGTGGGATCATCGAGGCAGAGAAGGCATTGGTGCGGATCCAGCGCTGGGAACAGAGCTAGGTCGTGATGTGTGCGCTGAGGGTTTGGCAGGAGCAGGTGGCACACATGACTCCCATATTAAAGATGGGCCATCTCCTCTATATACCAGAGCTCCGTTAAAAGAAGATGCCAGTAGACGGGAAAGAGATGAAGACCGTGATATTGATGAAACTTCGGAACAGGATTTGCTTTCCCTGGTGGGACAGCATGTTTCACTAGGACCTAAAATGGGCTTGTGTCCAGCAACACCCAAGGAAGCTCTTGAAGAATATGCCTTTGAAGAAAGCAAGTCCAAAGATGTCCTCCGAGACATACCAAGAGAGGAACTTCTTGTTGAAACTCAATCACATAAAGCAGGAGAGGACCAAGAGGAGAGGAGACAACCATTGAGGGGGGAAGAAGACACAAATGTCACCCCATCAGAGCCTTCTGAAATCATCTCCCAAAAAGAAGCGGagcctggggagggagaagatTCTGGACCCTTGCTAGAAACAGCCAAACTCCCCGTTGAGTTAAAAGATGACGTGGAAGGCAAATATGCTCCTTTGGAAGAGGCTGTGCCAGATACAGGAGAACGCCGGACGCCCAAGAAGAAACCTTGTGCCCATGTTGCAGATAAAGCCATCAGTCGCGTCCCTCTCCTAAAAG GTCGTATTGACAGCAAAGACAAGGAAGGGACTGAAGCTGAGGAAAAGAAACCGAAG AAATCCTCACCTTCCACTGCCAAACCCCCAGGCGATAGACCCTCCATCCCCCCCCAACGACACTCCTCCTCTAGCACAACCCCTTCGAAAACACCCTCCAGCCCTGCTTCCACCTCTAAAAGAGTCTCTTCTGTCACATCCCGACCTGCCAGTACAGGAACGCAAGAAACGAAAGCCAAG GGCCCGGAGATGAGAGGTGGCACGAAGACGGCCACGCCGCGGTCTGCAGCCGGGCAGGCTCAGAGGAACTCGACCAATGCCACGCGCATCCCAGCAAAGACACCCACGGCCCCCAAGACACCTCCCAGCTCTG GTGAGCAGCCAAAGTCTGGAGACAGAAGCGGTTACAGCagtcccggctcccccgggactcCAGGCAGCCGTTCCCGCactccctctctgcccaccccaccagccagggAGCCCAAGAAGGTGGCAGTGGTTCGCACACCACCGAAATCTCCTGCATCTGCCAAGAGCCGCATCCAGCCGTCAGCTGCACCCATGCCTGatctgaaaaatgtgaaatccAAAATTGGCTCAACTGAAAACCTGAAGCACCAGCCCGGAGGTGGCAAG GTGCAGATTATTAATAAGAAGCTGGACTTTAGCAGCGTTCAATCCAAGTGTGGCTCAAAGGATAATATCAAACACATCCCAGGAGGAGGCAGT GTTCAAATCGTTTACAAGCCAGTCGACCTGAGCCACGTGACATCCAAATGCGGTTCCCTGGGCAACATCCATCACAAACCAG GCGGTGGCCAGGTGGAGGTGAAATCTGAGAAACTGGACTTCAAAGATAAGGTGCAATCGAAAATCGGGTCCTTAGATAACATCAGCCACGTCCCtggaggaggaaataaaaag ATTGAGACTCATAAGCTGACTTTCCGCGAGAACGCCAAAGCCAAGACCGACCACGGCGCCGAAATCGTCTACAAGTCCCCCACCATCTCCGGAGATGCCTCCCCGCGCCGCCTTAGCAACGTCTCCTCCACCGGCAGCATCAATATGGTGGACTCCCCCCAGCTCGCCACGCTAGCCGACGAAGTGTCTGCTTCGCTGGCCAAGCAGGGCTTGTGA
- the MAPT gene encoding microtubule-associated protein tau isoform X15 has translation MAEQRQDVTMMEDHVAGQEKHIPSGYPLQIPVDDGSDEPVSETSDAKSTPTTEDATAPLVEEGDHEDQGGVEQHGEIPEGTTAEEAGVGATPNLEDHAAGDAAQGRIDSKDKEGTEAEEKKPKGPEMRGGTKTATPRSAAGQAQRNSTNATRIPAKTPTAPKTPPSSGRKEQKKPPPAAAKSEKGEQPKSGDRSGYSSPGSPGTPGSRSRTPSLPTPPAREPKKVAVVRTPPKSPASAKSRIQPSAAPMPDLKNVKSKIGSTENLKHQPGGGKVQIINKKLDFSSVQSKCGSKDNIKHIPGGGSVQIVNKKLDFSSVQSRCGSKDNIKHIPGGGSVQIVYKPVDLSHVTSKCGSLGNIHHKPGGGQVEVKSEKLDFKDKVQSKIGSLDNISHVPGGGNKKIETHKLTFRENAKAKTDHGAEIVYKSPTISGDASPRRLSNVSSTGSINMVDSPQLATLADEVSASLAKQGL, from the exons ATGGCGGAGCAGCGTCAGGACGTCACTATGATGGAGGATCACGTAGCTGGCCAGGAGAAGCACATCCCATCAG GCTATCCCCTTCAGATACCAGTCGATGATGGATCGGATGAGCCTGTTTCTGAAACATCTGACGCTAAGAGCACCCCAACTACGGAAG ATGCCACAGCACCTTTAGTGGAGGAAGGAGACCACGAGGATCAGGGTGGTGTCGAACAGCACGGGGAGATCCCAGAAGGAACCACAG CTGAAGAGGCAGGCGTAGGAGCCACTCCCAACCTGGAGGACCACGCTGCAGGAGATGCAGCTCAAG GTCGTATTGACAGCAAAGACAAGGAAGGGACTGAAGCTGAGGAAAAGAAACCGAAG GGCCCGGAGATGAGAGGTGGCACGAAGACGGCCACGCCGCGGTCTGCAGCCGGGCAGGCTCAGAGGAACTCGACCAATGCCACGCGCATCCCAGCAAAGACACCCACGGCCCCCAAGACACCTCCCAGCTCTG gcagaaaggagcagaaaaaaccacctcctgcagcagcaaagtCTGAGAAAG GTGAGCAGCCAAAGTCTGGAGACAGAAGCGGTTACAGCagtcccggctcccccgggactcCAGGCAGCCGTTCCCGCactccctctctgcccaccccaccagccagggAGCCCAAGAAGGTGGCAGTGGTTCGCACACCACCGAAATCTCCTGCATCTGCCAAGAGCCGCATCCAGCCGTCAGCTGCACCCATGCCTGatctgaaaaatgtgaaatccAAAATTGGCTCAACTGAAAACCTGAAGCACCAGCCCGGAGGTGGCAAG GTGCAGATTATTAATAAGAAGCTGGACTTTAGCAGCGTTCAATCCAAGTGTGGCTCAAAGGATAATATCAAACACATCCCAGGAGGAGGCAGT GTGCAGATTGTTAATAAGAAGTTGGACTTTAGCAGCGTTCAATCCAGGTGTGGCTCAAAGGATAATATCAAACACATCCCGGGAGGAGGCAGT GTTCAAATCGTTTACAAGCCAGTCGACCTGAGCCACGTGACATCCAAATGCGGTTCCCTGGGCAACATCCATCACAAACCAG GCGGTGGCCAGGTGGAGGTGAAATCTGAGAAACTGGACTTCAAAGATAAGGTGCAATCGAAAATCGGGTCCTTAGATAACATCAGCCACGTCCCtggaggaggaaataaaaag ATTGAGACTCATAAGCTGACTTTCCGCGAGAACGCCAAAGCCAAGACCGACCACGGCGCCGAAATCGTCTACAAGTCCCCCACCATCTCCGGAGATGCCTCCCCGCGCCGCCTTAGCAACGTCTCCTCCACCGGCAGCATCAATATGGTGGACTCCCCCCAGCTCGCCACGCTAGCCGACGAAGTGTCTGCTTCGCTGGCCAAGCAGGGCTTGTGA
- the MAPT gene encoding microtubule-associated protein tau isoform X1, with amino-acid sequence MAEQRQDVTMMEDHVAGQEKHIPSGYPLQIPVDDGSDEPVSETSDAKSTPTTEDATAPLVEEGDHEDQGGVEQHGEIPEGTTAEEAGVGATPNLEDHAAGDAAQGEPSSSKLQPGPQERVGDAIKRESQPTKQVAGVLQQPLLSHETKATTAAPTRIEVTIPIPLDMYQGSRASEDNNGLWDHRGREGIGADPALGTELGRDVCAEGLAGAGGTHDSHIKDGPSPLYTRAPLKEDASRRERDEDRDIDETSEQDLLSLVGQHVSLGPKMGLCPATPKEALEEYAFEESKSKDVLRDIPREELLVETQSHKAGEDQEERRQPLRGEEDTNVTPSEPSEIISQKEAEPGEGEDSGPLLETAKLPVELKDDVEGKYAPLEEAVPDTGERRTPKKKPCAHVADKAISRVPLLKGRIDSKDKEGTEAEEKKPKKSSPSTAKPPGDRPSIPPQRHSSSSTTPSKTPSSPASTSKRVSSVTSRPASTGTQETKAKGPEMRGGTKTATPRSAAGQAQRNSTNATRIPAKTPTAPKTPPSSGRKEQKKPPPAAAKSEKGEQPKSGDRSGYSSPGSPGTPGSRSRTPSLPTPPAREPKKVAVVRTPPKSPASAKSRIQPSAAPMPDLKNVKSKIGSTENLKHQPGGGKVQIINKKLDFSSVQSKCGSKDNIKHIPGGGSVQIVNKKLDFSSVQSRCGSKDNIKHIPGGGSVQIVYKPVDLSHVTSKCGSLGNIHHKPGGGQVEVKSEKLDFKDKVQSKIGSLDNISHVPGGGNKKIETHKLTFRENAKAKTDHGAEIVYKSPTISGDASPRRLSNVSSTGSINMVDSPQLATLADEVSASLAKQGL; translated from the exons ATGGCGGAGCAGCGTCAGGACGTCACTATGATGGAGGATCACGTAGCTGGCCAGGAGAAGCACATCCCATCAG GCTATCCCCTTCAGATACCAGTCGATGATGGATCGGATGAGCCTGTTTCTGAAACATCTGACGCTAAGAGCACCCCAACTACGGAAG ATGCCACAGCACCTTTAGTGGAGGAAGGAGACCACGAGGATCAGGGTGGTGTCGAACAGCACGGGGAGATCCCAGAAGGAACCACAG CTGAAGAGGCAGGCGTAGGAGCCACTCCCAACCTGGAGGACCACGCTGCAGGAGATGCAGCTCAAG GGGAGCCAAGCTCTTCAAAGCTACAGCCTGGCCCTCAGGAGCGTGTGGGAGatgcaataaaaagagaaagccaGCCCACAAAGCAGGTAGCTGGGGTTCTTCAGCAGCCTCTTCTGTCGCATGAAACGAAGGCTACAACAGCAGCTCCTACCAGAATCGAGGTCACCATCCCAATACCCCTGGATATGTACCAAGGCTCCAGAGCATCTGAAGACAACAATGGGTTGTGGGATCATCGAGGCAGAGAAGGCATTGGTGCGGATCCAGCGCTGGGAACAGAGCTAGGTCGTGATGTGTGCGCTGAGGGTTTGGCAGGAGCAGGTGGCACACATGACTCCCATATTAAAGATGGGCCATCTCCTCTATATACCAGAGCTCCGTTAAAAGAAGATGCCAGTAGACGGGAAAGAGATGAAGACCGTGATATTGATGAAACTTCGGAACAGGATTTGCTTTCCCTGGTGGGACAGCATGTTTCACTAGGACCTAAAATGGGCTTGTGTCCAGCAACACCCAAGGAAGCTCTTGAAGAATATGCCTTTGAAGAAAGCAAGTCCAAAGATGTCCTCCGAGACATACCAAGAGAGGAACTTCTTGTTGAAACTCAATCACATAAAGCAGGAGAGGACCAAGAGGAGAGGAGACAACCATTGAGGGGGGAAGAAGACACAAATGTCACCCCATCAGAGCCTTCTGAAATCATCTCCCAAAAAGAAGCGGagcctggggagggagaagatTCTGGACCCTTGCTAGAAACAGCCAAACTCCCCGTTGAGTTAAAAGATGACGTGGAAGGCAAATATGCTCCTTTGGAAGAGGCTGTGCCAGATACAGGAGAACGCCGGACGCCCAAGAAGAAACCTTGTGCCCATGTTGCAGATAAAGCCATCAGTCGCGTCCCTCTCCTAAAAG GTCGTATTGACAGCAAAGACAAGGAAGGGACTGAAGCTGAGGAAAAGAAACCGAAG AAATCCTCACCTTCCACTGCCAAACCCCCAGGCGATAGACCCTCCATCCCCCCCCAACGACACTCCTCCTCTAGCACAACCCCTTCGAAAACACCCTCCAGCCCTGCTTCCACCTCTAAAAGAGTCTCTTCTGTCACATCCCGACCTGCCAGTACAGGAACGCAAGAAACGAAAGCCAAG GGCCCGGAGATGAGAGGTGGCACGAAGACGGCCACGCCGCGGTCTGCAGCCGGGCAGGCTCAGAGGAACTCGACCAATGCCACGCGCATCCCAGCAAAGACACCCACGGCCCCCAAGACACCTCCCAGCTCTG gcagaaaggagcagaaaaaaccacctcctgcagcagcaaagtCTGAGAAAG GTGAGCAGCCAAAGTCTGGAGACAGAAGCGGTTACAGCagtcccggctcccccgggactcCAGGCAGCCGTTCCCGCactccctctctgcccaccccaccagccagggAGCCCAAGAAGGTGGCAGTGGTTCGCACACCACCGAAATCTCCTGCATCTGCCAAGAGCCGCATCCAGCCGTCAGCTGCACCCATGCCTGatctgaaaaatgtgaaatccAAAATTGGCTCAACTGAAAACCTGAAGCACCAGCCCGGAGGTGGCAAG GTGCAGATTATTAATAAGAAGCTGGACTTTAGCAGCGTTCAATCCAAGTGTGGCTCAAAGGATAATATCAAACACATCCCAGGAGGAGGCAGT GTGCAGATTGTTAATAAGAAGTTGGACTTTAGCAGCGTTCAATCCAGGTGTGGCTCAAAGGATAATATCAAACACATCCCGGGAGGAGGCAGT GTTCAAATCGTTTACAAGCCAGTCGACCTGAGCCACGTGACATCCAAATGCGGTTCCCTGGGCAACATCCATCACAAACCAG GCGGTGGCCAGGTGGAGGTGAAATCTGAGAAACTGGACTTCAAAGATAAGGTGCAATCGAAAATCGGGTCCTTAGATAACATCAGCCACGTCCCtggaggaggaaataaaaag ATTGAGACTCATAAGCTGACTTTCCGCGAGAACGCCAAAGCCAAGACCGACCACGGCGCCGAAATCGTCTACAAGTCCCCCACCATCTCCGGAGATGCCTCCCCGCGCCGCCTTAGCAACGTCTCCTCCACCGGCAGCATCAATATGGTGGACTCCCCCCAGCTCGCCACGCTAGCCGACGAAGTGTCTGCTTCGCTGGCCAAGCAGGGCTTGTGA
- the MAPT gene encoding microtubule-associated protein tau isoform X16: MAEQRQDVTMMEDHVAGQEKHIPSGYPLQIPVDDGSDEPVSETSDAKSTPTTEDATAPLVEEGDHEDQGGVEQHGEIPEGTTAEEAGVGATPNLEDHAAGDAAQGRIDSKDKEGTEAEEKKPKGPEMRGGTKTATPRSAAGQAQRNSTNATRIPAKTPTAPKTPPSSGRKEQKKPPPAAAKSEKGEQPKSGDRSGYSSPGSPGTPGSRSRTPSLPTPPAREPKKVAVVRTPPKSPASAKSRIQPSAAPMPDLKNVKSKIGSTENLKHQPGGGKVQIINKKLDFSSVQSKCGSKDNIKHIPGGGSVQIVYKPVDLSHVTSKCGSLGNIHHKPGGGQVEVKSEKLDFKDKVQSKIGSLDNISHVPGGGNKKIETHKLTFRENAKAKTDHGAEIVYKSPTISGDASPRRLSNVSSTGSINMVDSPQLATLADEVSASLAKQGL; this comes from the exons ATGGCGGAGCAGCGTCAGGACGTCACTATGATGGAGGATCACGTAGCTGGCCAGGAGAAGCACATCCCATCAG GCTATCCCCTTCAGATACCAGTCGATGATGGATCGGATGAGCCTGTTTCTGAAACATCTGACGCTAAGAGCACCCCAACTACGGAAG ATGCCACAGCACCTTTAGTGGAGGAAGGAGACCACGAGGATCAGGGTGGTGTCGAACAGCACGGGGAGATCCCAGAAGGAACCACAG CTGAAGAGGCAGGCGTAGGAGCCACTCCCAACCTGGAGGACCACGCTGCAGGAGATGCAGCTCAAG GTCGTATTGACAGCAAAGACAAGGAAGGGACTGAAGCTGAGGAAAAGAAACCGAAG GGCCCGGAGATGAGAGGTGGCACGAAGACGGCCACGCCGCGGTCTGCAGCCGGGCAGGCTCAGAGGAACTCGACCAATGCCACGCGCATCCCAGCAAAGACACCCACGGCCCCCAAGACACCTCCCAGCTCTG gcagaaaggagcagaaaaaaccacctcctgcagcagcaaagtCTGAGAAAG GTGAGCAGCCAAAGTCTGGAGACAGAAGCGGTTACAGCagtcccggctcccccgggactcCAGGCAGCCGTTCCCGCactccctctctgcccaccccaccagccagggAGCCCAAGAAGGTGGCAGTGGTTCGCACACCACCGAAATCTCCTGCATCTGCCAAGAGCCGCATCCAGCCGTCAGCTGCACCCATGCCTGatctgaaaaatgtgaaatccAAAATTGGCTCAACTGAAAACCTGAAGCACCAGCCCGGAGGTGGCAAG GTGCAGATTATTAATAAGAAGCTGGACTTTAGCAGCGTTCAATCCAAGTGTGGCTCAAAGGATAATATCAAACACATCCCAGGAGGAGGCAGT GTTCAAATCGTTTACAAGCCAGTCGACCTGAGCCACGTGACATCCAAATGCGGTTCCCTGGGCAACATCCATCACAAACCAG GCGGTGGCCAGGTGGAGGTGAAATCTGAGAAACTGGACTTCAAAGATAAGGTGCAATCGAAAATCGGGTCCTTAGATAACATCAGCCACGTCCCtggaggaggaaataaaaag ATTGAGACTCATAAGCTGACTTTCCGCGAGAACGCCAAAGCCAAGACCGACCACGGCGCCGAAATCGTCTACAAGTCCCCCACCATCTCCGGAGATGCCTCCCCGCGCCGCCTTAGCAACGTCTCCTCCACCGGCAGCATCAATATGGTGGACTCCCCCCAGCTCGCCACGCTAGCCGACGAAGTGTCTGCTTCGCTGGCCAAGCAGGGCTTGTGA
- the MAPT gene encoding microtubule-associated protein tau isoform X4 — protein MAEQRQDVTMMEDHVAGQEKHIPSGYPLQIPVDDGSDEPVSETSDAKSTPTTEDATAPLVEEGDHEDQGGVEQHGEIPEGTTAEEAGVGATPNLEDHAAGDAAQGEPSSSKLQPGPQERVGDAIKRESQPTKQVAGVLQQPLLSHETKATTAAPTRIEVTIPIPLDMYQGSRASEDNNGLWDHRGREGIGADPALGTELGRDVCAEGLAGAGGTHDSHIKDGPSPLYTRAPLKEDASRRERDEDRDIDETSEQDLLSLVGQHVSLGPKMGLCPATPKEALEEYAFEESKSKDVLRDIPREELLVETQSHKAGEDQEERRQPLRGEEDTNVTPSEPSEIISQKEAEPGEGEDSGPLLETAKLPVELKDDVEGKYAPLEEAVPDTGERRTPKKKPCAHVADKAISRVPLLKGRIDSKDKEGTEAEEKKPKKSSPSTAKPPGDRPSIPPQRHSSSSTTPSKTPSSPASTSKRVSSVTSRPASTGTQETKAKGPEMRGGTKTATPRSAAGQAQRNSTNATRIPAKTPTAPKTPPSSGRKEQKKPPPAAAKSEKGEQPKSGDRSGYSSPGSPGTPGSRSRTPSLPTPPAREPKKVAVVRTPPKSPASAKSRIQPSAAPMPDLKNVKSKIGSTENLKHQPGGGKVQIINKKLDFSSVQSKCGSKDNIKHIPGGGSVQIVYKPVDLSHVTSKCGSLGNIHHKPGGGQVEVKSEKLDFKDKVQSKIGSLDNISHVPGGGNKKIETHKLTFRENAKAKTDHGAEIVYKSPTISGDASPRRLSNVSSTGSINMVDSPQLATLADEVSASLAKQGL, from the exons ATGGCGGAGCAGCGTCAGGACGTCACTATGATGGAGGATCACGTAGCTGGCCAGGAGAAGCACATCCCATCAG GCTATCCCCTTCAGATACCAGTCGATGATGGATCGGATGAGCCTGTTTCTGAAACATCTGACGCTAAGAGCACCCCAACTACGGAAG ATGCCACAGCACCTTTAGTGGAGGAAGGAGACCACGAGGATCAGGGTGGTGTCGAACAGCACGGGGAGATCCCAGAAGGAACCACAG CTGAAGAGGCAGGCGTAGGAGCCACTCCCAACCTGGAGGACCACGCTGCAGGAGATGCAGCTCAAG GGGAGCCAAGCTCTTCAAAGCTACAGCCTGGCCCTCAGGAGCGTGTGGGAGatgcaataaaaagagaaagccaGCCCACAAAGCAGGTAGCTGGGGTTCTTCAGCAGCCTCTTCTGTCGCATGAAACGAAGGCTACAACAGCAGCTCCTACCAGAATCGAGGTCACCATCCCAATACCCCTGGATATGTACCAAGGCTCCAGAGCATCTGAAGACAACAATGGGTTGTGGGATCATCGAGGCAGAGAAGGCATTGGTGCGGATCCAGCGCTGGGAACAGAGCTAGGTCGTGATGTGTGCGCTGAGGGTTTGGCAGGAGCAGGTGGCACACATGACTCCCATATTAAAGATGGGCCATCTCCTCTATATACCAGAGCTCCGTTAAAAGAAGATGCCAGTAGACGGGAAAGAGATGAAGACCGTGATATTGATGAAACTTCGGAACAGGATTTGCTTTCCCTGGTGGGACAGCATGTTTCACTAGGACCTAAAATGGGCTTGTGTCCAGCAACACCCAAGGAAGCTCTTGAAGAATATGCCTTTGAAGAAAGCAAGTCCAAAGATGTCCTCCGAGACATACCAAGAGAGGAACTTCTTGTTGAAACTCAATCACATAAAGCAGGAGAGGACCAAGAGGAGAGGAGACAACCATTGAGGGGGGAAGAAGACACAAATGTCACCCCATCAGAGCCTTCTGAAATCATCTCCCAAAAAGAAGCGGagcctggggagggagaagatTCTGGACCCTTGCTAGAAACAGCCAAACTCCCCGTTGAGTTAAAAGATGACGTGGAAGGCAAATATGCTCCTTTGGAAGAGGCTGTGCCAGATACAGGAGAACGCCGGACGCCCAAGAAGAAACCTTGTGCCCATGTTGCAGATAAAGCCATCAGTCGCGTCCCTCTCCTAAAAG GTCGTATTGACAGCAAAGACAAGGAAGGGACTGAAGCTGAGGAAAAGAAACCGAAG AAATCCTCACCTTCCACTGCCAAACCCCCAGGCGATAGACCCTCCATCCCCCCCCAACGACACTCCTCCTCTAGCACAACCCCTTCGAAAACACCCTCCAGCCCTGCTTCCACCTCTAAAAGAGTCTCTTCTGTCACATCCCGACCTGCCAGTACAGGAACGCAAGAAACGAAAGCCAAG GGCCCGGAGATGAGAGGTGGCACGAAGACGGCCACGCCGCGGTCTGCAGCCGGGCAGGCTCAGAGGAACTCGACCAATGCCACGCGCATCCCAGCAAAGACACCCACGGCCCCCAAGACACCTCCCAGCTCTG gcagaaaggagcagaaaaaaccacctcctgcagcagcaaagtCTGAGAAAG GTGAGCAGCCAAAGTCTGGAGACAGAAGCGGTTACAGCagtcccggctcccccgggactcCAGGCAGCCGTTCCCGCactccctctctgcccaccccaccagccagggAGCCCAAGAAGGTGGCAGTGGTTCGCACACCACCGAAATCTCCTGCATCTGCCAAGAGCCGCATCCAGCCGTCAGCTGCACCCATGCCTGatctgaaaaatgtgaaatccAAAATTGGCTCAACTGAAAACCTGAAGCACCAGCCCGGAGGTGGCAAG GTGCAGATTATTAATAAGAAGCTGGACTTTAGCAGCGTTCAATCCAAGTGTGGCTCAAAGGATAATATCAAACACATCCCAGGAGGAGGCAGT GTTCAAATCGTTTACAAGCCAGTCGACCTGAGCCACGTGACATCCAAATGCGGTTCCCTGGGCAACATCCATCACAAACCAG GCGGTGGCCAGGTGGAGGTGAAATCTGAGAAACTGGACTTCAAAGATAAGGTGCAATCGAAAATCGGGTCCTTAGATAACATCAGCCACGTCCCtggaggaggaaataaaaag ATTGAGACTCATAAGCTGACTTTCCGCGAGAACGCCAAAGCCAAGACCGACCACGGCGCCGAAATCGTCTACAAGTCCCCCACCATCTCCGGAGATGCCTCCCCGCGCCGCCTTAGCAACGTCTCCTCCACCGGCAGCATCAATATGGTGGACTCCCCCCAGCTCGCCACGCTAGCCGACGAAGTGTCTGCTTCGCTGGCCAAGCAGGGCTTGTGA